The Thalassospira sp. TSL5-1 region TGGCAATCAGTGGAAACAGCACAATGCCCAGCACAATGACGAAGGTGGGCAATAGCAGGCTGTAAGCCAGCCGGGCTTCGCGCTTCTCCATCGGGCCGATGCGGCGTTTTTTGCTGCCGGGTACCGGGGGTTTTACGGGGGATTGTGGTGGGGTGTTGGTTGATGCCGTGCTCATGGGCCTGCCTCGTCATCCCGGCCAGGAGGATGGAACCTCCCGGCCGGTTGGTTGGCGCGAAAAGAAATGCTTACTGAATTTTCGCGATTTCTTCGTTGATCAGATCGGCAGTGGCCTCGGCACTGCGTTCCCCATCAATAAATTCGCGGGTCAAACGATTGATGACCTGTGAATTGATGATGCGAGATGCTTCGGCCAGTTTGCCTTCCTTCACACCCCAGCGGTCCGCATTGTCCAGGCCATTCATCAGGTTATCGATGACATCCTTGGAATAAATGTCGGATAGCGGTTCTTTGCGGTCCACACCTACAGGCAGGGTCATCCAGGCCTTGCGGAATTTTTCCGGGTCACCCTTGGTGCCGGTACGCACCGGGAATTTGCCTTCGGGCGCAATTGACAGGGTTTGGGTATAACCCTGATCAAGCGAAAATTTGACAAATTCCATCGCCGGGTCAGTATCGGCATCGGCTGTAACACCAAAATAGCGAATGTCGCCCCAAGCGGCCCCGTCCTTGTTCGACGGCCCGGAAAGCCGGGTGACGATGCCGGTTTTTTCCGCCAGTTCGGTGGAGGTCGGATCATCATTGATGGTGGGTGGGCTGCTGTTGCGAAGGCCCGCCAGTTCATCGAGGATAAAGGGCGACCAGATGATCATCGCGGCCTTGCCGGCAAAATAAACCTGGCGCGACTGTTTCCAATAGAGGTCGCCCGGGGGCGATGCCTTGGCGAGGGTTTTATAGAAATTCAGCGACTCAACCAGTTTCTTTTTATCAAAACCAATGCTGCCATCGGGTTTGATCGGGGTGGCGCCATTGGCAAGGAAGACTTCTTCAAGCACCTGGCTCATGAAGTTTTCATCCACCTTGGTTGCGGCAACAAAGCCATACATTTCGGGCGGATTATGCAGGGCCTTGATGGCTGCTTCGATATTGGCATAGCTGGTGGGCGGGGCCAGGCCCTTTTCGTCAAACAGATCCTTGCGATAGAGCACCATTTGTGTCCACCCATCGGACGGAACAGCGGCAACCTCGCCGTTGAAATCGGCCATTTCCAGGGCCTTGGCGGTAAAGGTCTTGGGGCCCAGTTCCTTGACGATTTCGTCATTGGCAACGGTATCAAGGATGCCTGCTTCCGACCAGGGCAGGACATATTGCAATGTCAGGTAAATGACATCGGGCAAATCACCGGCGGCAAAGGCGGCCGTGGCGCGTTTGCCAAGGTCGGTTTCCGTCACCGGGATGACCTCGACAGCTGTACCGGTTTCCTTTTCAAATTCCTTGGCCATTTCCTGCTGTTTGGCCAGGCGATCGGGTTGTTCTTCGGTCGTCCAGAACCGTAATTGTGCATTGGCGATGGATGTAGTTGCCATCAGGCCAATGGCGGCAACCGCCAAAAGACGGGGAAATTTCAGTGTCATGATTAAGCCTCCCTTTGTTTTGTTAAGCCGGGCTCCCTCCCGGCGGATTGACCGACGCACGCGGTGTTAGCTTTGCCTGCCACAATGTTTGCGTCGGGGCAGATGGCGAATGGGTGCATAAATCCAAAATCATTCGGCCAACTTCGCGGCCGATTTCATAGCTGTCCTGGTGTAGTGTGGTGAGGGCGGGGTGCACGGCCCGGCCAATCGGCAGGCCATCAAAGCCCATAATCGAAATATCCCTGCCCACCGTTAATCCGGCCCGGCTAATGGCCTGCATCGCCCCAATGGCGACGGCGTCGGTGACGCATAAAATGGCGGTGGGACGGTCATTTTTGGTAATGGATAACAGGCGCTGCGTTGCGCGAAAGGCAATTAGTTCGTCGGTAATGCCGTCAATCAGATAGCCCACACCAATGTGACCATTCTGTTCTTTCATGGCGCGCAAATAACCGCAGCGGCGCTGCCAGGCAAAATTCATCGCCGGGTCGCCGCCCAGGCAGGCGATTTTGACATGACCAAGATCGCGCAGATAACGGATTGCGTCGATGAAGGCCTGTTCATTGTCGATATCAAGCCAGGAATAATCGTTTGGATTGTCGGTGCGGCCCTGCACGACAAAGGGCAGGCCACTTTCGCGCAAATAATTGACCCGTGCGTCTTCGCGCTGTGTTCGGGCAACGACAAAACCACCCACTTTGCCGGACCCGACAAGGCGGTCGATCACATCGACCTCGTCATGACCGTCCGGCACGGATGTGACCAGAAGGTCCCAGTCATGCACGGCAAGTTCGGTGGCAAGCCCATTGAGGATTTCGGCCAGAAACGGGTCGGAATGCTGGTTGCGGGTGGTGGGCAGCACAAAGCCGACGGTTTCAATAATTCCGCGTGCCAGGCGCCGCGCGCTGGACGAAGGCCGGTATCCCAGTTCGAGGGCGGCTTTTTGCACACGTTTGCGGGTTTTTTCGGCAATGTCGGGATAGTTGTTCAAAGCGCGCGAAATGGTGCCTTCTGACAGGCCCAAATGTTGGGCCAGTCGGGCAATGGTCATTGGTTCATTCCGTTTGGACGGTATGGACAAGTAACCTCCTGCCGGGTTTCGCTGCTATTCTATATTCGTGCGCGTATTATTCCGGGTCGCTGTTCTTTTTACGATTTCACGTTACCGAAAGCGCTTTCGGAAGTCAAATAACGGTCTTTATTTGGCTTTGTTCCCGCATAACAGTGCAGAAATGTCATATATTTTCGGGGGGAGGAACGGTTCATGCGCTCGATTTGGTGCGCGGGGGGCAGAATGTCGTACCGAGGCACCAAGCGATTGTGATCATGCGGAGCAAAAACCGCCGCCCTGTTGTGGCTGATATTGTGCAACGAAGTTCGTGGCGGGTCGTTGGGCGCAGGATCGTGCATAACGTATCTAGAGGGGGCTTCCAGGCCGTGTTATCCGGTTGGCCCAGGTGTCTTTGGGCGGCGATTTGGAGAATCGGACATTGGAATGCGTGCTATCTATGGTAGCAAAACTGTAACATTGTTGACCGATTCGGCCGTTCTGGCGTGCAGCGATTCGTAAATTTCCCGTTTATCGTGTGTTTTTGCCTGTTTTCGCCGTCGGGCAGAATTTTATACAATGCGGACGGGAACTTAGCGCCGATTGGTTGGTTGTAGAGGCCAAATCAAGTGAATTCTGCGGCTTTCGGCTTTGGAACTCCTGTTCCAGAACTCAAAAATATTCGTAATGTAAAAACTTATCCTGTAGCGACATATCTACGTTTTCCCCGTAGTTTCGCAGTAATTCAAAATTCATCACATTTTGGACATAATGTTTAAACATTAAAGTATTGTCCATACGAGTTAAATGCTTGTAGGTTCATGTACAGAATGATTCATCGCGAGTTCTCGCGTCAGGGTCATTTAAAAATAGCGGAAAAAATTTCGCAGAATATTTGGTTGGGAAAAGACGGGCTAACAATGTTGGATGGGAATACGTAACATATACTTCAACGTATGGTGACCTAA contains the following coding sequences:
- a CDS encoding ABC transporter substrate-binding protein, which produces MTLKFPRLLAVAAIGLMATTSIANAQLRFWTTEEQPDRLAKQQEMAKEFEKETGTAVEVIPVTETDLGKRATAAFAAGDLPDVIYLTLQYVLPWSEAGILDTVANDEIVKELGPKTFTAKALEMADFNGEVAAVPSDGWTQMVLYRKDLFDEKGLAPPTSYANIEAAIKALHNPPEMYGFVAATKVDENFMSQVLEEVFLANGATPIKPDGSIGFDKKKLVESLNFYKTLAKASPPGDLYWKQSRQVYFAGKAAMIIWSPFILDELAGLRNSSPPTINDDPTSTELAEKTGIVTRLSGPSNKDGAAWGDIRYFGVTADADTDPAMEFVKFSLDQGYTQTLSIAPEGKFPVRTGTKGDPEKFRKAWMTLPVGVDRKEPLSDIYSKDVIDNLMNGLDNADRWGVKEGKLAEASRIINSQVINRLTREFIDGERSAEATADLINEEIAKIQ
- a CDS encoding LacI family DNA-binding transcriptional regulator; amino-acid sequence: MTIARLAQHLGLSEGTISRALNNYPDIAEKTRKRVQKAALELGYRPSSSARRLARGIIETVGFVLPTTRNQHSDPFLAEILNGLATELAVHDWDLLVTSVPDGHDEVDVIDRLVGSGKVGGFVVARTQREDARVNYLRESGLPFVVQGRTDNPNDYSWLDIDNEQAFIDAIRYLRDLGHVKIACLGGDPAMNFAWQRRCGYLRAMKEQNGHIGVGYLIDGITDELIAFRATQRLLSITKNDRPTAILCVTDAVAIGAMQAISRAGLTVGRDISIMGFDGLPIGRAVHPALTTLHQDSYEIGREVGRMILDLCTHSPSAPTQTLWQAKLTPRASVNPPGGSPA